Proteins encoded together in one Plasmodium cynomolgi strain B DNA, chromosome 9, whole genome shotgun sequence window:
- a CDS encoding hypothetical protein (putative), whose amino-acid sequence MAKKKKQIHVNIIDLQKYYQKDDLIIDAKLPEPNKGDERRKKIFEQNEFVQNIEWRVLDADSQNNKGNEHPNRRDDNRNRNAPFDRGHGRKGEFSPHGGQRSKSRQNGPGGDEDDDVDFSNLRSKRDEEARETKMQTLPLCVTSATTTSTLPTCVTSETTTSTFTTLRSKRDDDVDFANVRAKRNDDVDFANLRSKRDDDADFANVRAKRDEDVDFANLRSRKDDDAKREKASASEKPYHLKRLEELRKRKKLQEKAKDSPMASRPNGDIHSEHQEEEEKEKKPEERAKTEADEERAKIEAEERTKKEAEEKAKKEAEQKAKKEAEEKAKKEAEEKAKKEAEQKAKKEAEEKAKKEKEAKDAQGKDTEETAPDAAKDAKDADAAKQPSPADVAKPADQAGEGTPKKKFVPKRVIMYQLEQKEKEERNQKLLEEQKKQREMKLQLLKSRSQGSSTFIPTAKLLHMEAQKEGRQNEAKKEVLGGTEEGSKGAATPRKAEFPSKAEFPSKAEFPSKAESLRKAESLWKAEPPSKAEPPSKADTMVLEGTPQKVGTVGGSPPKMRSTNEQRKSAMLIKRTNHIEQKNVKSIIEEIAEKTENAKIVEKMDIEEVTKKRREELYKKQLDKITKRNEENEKYNNIYKHNLDSIKLFYVEVKNKIQQDHSISQEECVDLCSPLKTDECNYLESHVPLFVTITVFILSLPQKCADEVYLKKAANLRLLFLYLKQSSKIENHDEYILNDVVKICDELKYPHLSEETSLVEAAFDALLFSGLISKGSFVKWFDEDNSDSELKSKAMLQLIYWHKWLTEEEPQDVEEEEEAELEMEEAEDAEAKNEDDIQENLPKSYLFKKIKKKIF is encoded by the exons atggcgaagaaaaaaaaacaaatacatGTAAACATAATTGACCTGCAAAAGTACTATCAGAAAGATGATCTCATAATTGATGCCAAGCTACCTGAACCCAATAAAGGAGAcgagagaaggaagaaaatttttgagCAGAATGAGTTTGTTCAGAATATTGAATGGCGGGTTCTAGATGCAGATAGCCAAAATAACAAGGGAAATGAACATCCTAATCGGAGAGATGATAACAGGAATAGGAATGCCCCATTTGATAGAGGCCATGGGAGGAAGGGGGAGTTCTCCCCCCACGGGGGTCAGAGGAGCAAGAGTAGGCAGAACGGCCCTGGTGGCGACGAAGACGATGACGTAGACTTCTCCAACCTTAGAAGCAAGAGAGACGAGG AAGCAAGAGAGACGAAGATGCAGACTTTACCACTCTGCGTAACAAGCGCGACGACGACGTCGACTTTGCCAACCTGCGTAACAAGCGAGACGACGACGTCGACTTTCACCACCCTTAGAAGCAAGCGAGACGACGACGTCGACTTCGCCAACGTGAGAGCCAAACGGAACGACGACGTCGACTTTGCTAATCTGAGAAGCAAGCGGGACGACGATGCCGACTTCGCCAACGTGAGAGCCAAACGGGACGAAGACGTCGACTTCGCTAATCTTAGAAGTAGGAAAGATGACGAcgcgaaaagggaaaaggcgTCGGCCAGCGAGAAGCCGTACCATCTTAAACGACTAGAGGAACTGAGGAAACGGAAAAAGCTACAGGAGAAGGCCAAGGACAGCCCGATGGCCAGCCGCCCCAACGGGGATATCCATTCTGAGCaccaggaggaggaggagaaggagaagaagcccGAGGAAAGGGCTAAGACAGAGGCGGACGAGGAAAGGGCCAAAATAGAGGCGGAGGAAAGgaccaaaaaggaagcggaagaaaaggCCAAAAAGGAGGCTGAACAAAAGgccaaaaaggaagcggaagaaaaggccaaaaaagaagcggaagaaaaggccaaaaaggaggctgaacaaaaggcaaaaaaagaagcggaagaaaaggccaagaaggagaaagaagcgAAGGATGCGCAGGGTAAAGACACCGAAGAGACCGCCCCGGACGCCGCAAAGGACGCGAAGGACGCGGACGCCGCGAAGCAGCCCAGCCCTGCTGACGTCGCCAAACCGGCCGACCAAGCGGGCGAGGGGACGCCAAAGAAGAAGTTCGTGCCGAAGAGAGTCATAATGTACCAGCtggagcagaaggagaaggaggagaggaaTCAGAAGCTACTagaggaacagaaaaagcaGAGGGAGATGAAGTTGCAGCTCCTTAAGAGCAGAAGCCAGGGGTCGTCAACGTTTATACCCACGGCGAAGCTGTTGCACATGGAAGCCCAAAAGGAGGGAAGACAAAATGAAGCCAAGAAGGAGGTGCTCGGTGGAACAGAAGAAGGCTCCAAGGGAGCAGCCACCCCCAGGAAAGCAGAATTCCCCAGTAAAGCGGAATTCCCCAGTAAAGCGGAATTCCCCAGTAAAGCGGAATCCCTCAGGAAAGCGGAATCCCTCTGGAAAGCAGAACCCCCCAGTAAAGCGGAACCCCCCAGCAAAGCAGACACGATGGTACTTGAGGGCACTCCCCAAAAAGTAGGCACCGTAGGAGGTAGCCCCCCCAAAATGAGATCCACCAATGAACAAAGGAAAAGCGCCATGCTGATTAAACGAACCAATCACATAGAACAAAAGAATGTAAAGAGCATAATCGAAGAAATtgcagaaaaaacagaaaatgcaaaaattgtagaaaaaatggacatcGAGGAAGTCACGAAGAAGAGACGAGAAGAGTTGTATAAAAAGCAACTCGATAAAATTAccaaaagaaatgaagaaaatgaaaaatataataatatatacaagcATAACTTGGATAGTATTAAGCTCTTTTACGTGGAagtaaagaataaaattcaGCAGGATCACTCCATCAGTCAAGAAGAATGCGTAGATTTATGTTCCCCCCTCAAGACGGACGAAT gcaACTACCTGGAGAGCCACGTGCCCCTCTTCGTGACGATAaccgtttttattttaagccTTCCCCAGAAGTGTGCGGACGAGGTGTACCTGAAGAAGGCGGCCAATTTGAGGCTTCTGTTTCTTTACCTGAAGCAG AGCAGCAAAATTGAGAACCACGACGAATACATCCTAAACGACGTCGTAAAAATTTGTGATG AACTGAAGTACCCGCACCTGTCTGAGGAGACCTCCCTGGTGGAAGCTGCCTTCGACGCGCTTCTCTTCTCCGGCCTTATCTCCAAGGGGTCATTTGTGAAG TGGTTTGACGAGGACAACTCCGACTCGGAGCTGAAAAGCAAAGCCATGCTGCAG CTGATCTACTGGCACAAATGGCTCACCGAGGAAGAGCCGCAGGatgtagaagaagaagaagaggcagAACTGGAGatggaagaagcggaggatGCGGAagctaaaaatgaagacgaCATACAGGAGAACCTCCCAAAGAGTTATTTGTtcaaaaagataaaaaagaaaatattctga
- a CDS encoding 2,3-bisphosphoglycerate-dependent phosphoglycerate mutase: FTSPYLLPLFTPLIYFPFFTSPWSIPRIGGISHLTPSTRPHLRIAATRSFLWALKRRKPHVQAYLHSLSTKMTTYTLVLLRHGESTWNKDNKFTGWTDVPLSEQGEQEAIAAGNYLKEKNFRFDVVYTSVLKRAITTTWNVLKTGDMLHVPVFKTWRLNERHYGSLQGLNKSETAKKYGEEQVKIWRRSYDIPPPKLDKEDSRWPGHSVVYKNIPKDVLPFTECLKDTVERVLPLWFDHIAPDIMANKKVLVSAHGNSLRGLVKHLDNLTEADVLELNIPTGVPLVYELDENLKPIKHYYLLDSEELKKKMDEVANQGKAK; this comes from the exons tttacttccccttATTTACTCCCCTTATTTACTCCCCTTAtttacttccccttttttacttccccttGGAGCATACCGCGCATCGGCGGCATTTCTCACCTGACACCTTCCACGCGACCACACCTGCGCATTGCCGCAACGCGAAGTTTTCTTTGGGCcttaaaaagaaggaagccCCACGTGCAAGCCTATCTACATTCCCTGAGTACCAAAATGACGACATACACGTTGGTTCTACTAAGGCATG GTGAAAGCACTTGGAACAAGGATAATAAGTTCACCGGCTGGACGGATGTGCCCCTGAGTGAACAAGGAGAGCAGGAGGCCAT AGCCGCCGGAAACTAcctgaaggagaaaaacttCCGCTTCGACGTGGTGTACACGTCGGTGCTGAAGAGAGCCATCACCACCACATGGAATGTGCTCAAGACAGGAGACATGCTACACGTCCCAGTTTTTAAAACATGGAGACTAAATGAAAGGCATTACGGATCCCTACAAGGACTCAACAAATCGGAGACGGCAAAAAAATACGGAGAGGaacaagtaaaaatatggagAAGATCCTATGATATCCCTCCTCCAAAATTGGACAAAGAAGATAGTAGGTGGCCAGGACATAGTGTcgtttacaaaaatatccCAAAAGATGTTCTACCCTTTACAGAGTGTTTGAAAGATACTGTTGAAAGAGTTTTGCCCCTCTGGTTTGATCACATAGCACCTGATATTAtggcaaataaaaaggtcCTTGTGTCAGCACATGGAAATAGCTTAAGAGGGTTAGTCAAACATTTAGATAACTTAACTGAAGCAGATGTGTTAGAGCTGAACATTCCAACTGGGGTTCCCCTAGTCTACGAGTTGGATGAAAATCTGAAGCCTATTAAACACTA